The Thioalkalivibrio sulfidiphilus HL-EbGr7 genome includes a window with the following:
- the mutS gene encoding DNA mismatch repair protein MutS, with protein sequence MSSTPAAASPQHTPMMQQYLGIKAQHPDILVFYRMGDFYELFYDDAIRAARLLDITLTKRGQSAGEPIPMAGVPVHAVESYLGRLIRLGESVAICEQIGDPATSKGPVERKVVRIVTPGTVTEEALLEERRENLLVAVCGRENRFGIAALDVSTGRFRVLEVEGVEALAGELERLNPAELLLPEGQPLPGTKRPGTRQRAVWHFEAEAARTLLTRHFGTRDLAGFGCEGLALATGAAGALLQYVQDTQMSALPHINGLGVERREDGIILDAATRRNLELTQNLAGGREHTLAAVLDETATAMGSRLLSRWIHQPLRHRQDLEARLGAVAELLEGRGHRALHERLRRIGDLERILSRVALGSARPRDLVTLRDSLAVLPEIRGLLAGTGAPRLEQLAGSAGEHPAVVDLLTRAVIEQPPVLIRDGGVIAPGYDPELDELRALSGNADQFLVDLEARERERTGIHTLKVAYNRVHGYYIEISRAQADKAPDDYTRRQTLKGAERFITPELKAFEDKVLSARERALAREKALYEALLEALLEPLPALQRSAEALAELDVLACFAERAETLGYSRPELTDTPGMLIEDGRHPVVEQVLDEPFVANGVQLADARRMLVITGPNMGGKSTYMRQTALIVLMAHLGSFVPARRTVLGPVDRIFTRIGASDDLASGRSTFMVEMTEAANILNNATEHSLVLMDEIGRGTSTFDGLSLAWACAEHLARHNRAFTLFATHYFELTALAEQHEAIANVHIDAVEHGNRIVFLHAVKEGPANQSYGLHVAALAGVPAAVIKKARQRLAELERQNLAGGAADPQLGLFAPTPPPSPAPDPSLEALREAVEDLDPDSLSPREALEVVYRLRALLAK encoded by the coding sequence ATGTCCAGCACCCCCGCCGCCGCCAGCCCCCAGCACACCCCCATGATGCAGCAGTACCTGGGCATCAAGGCGCAGCACCCGGACATCCTGGTGTTCTACCGCATGGGGGACTTCTACGAGCTGTTCTACGACGACGCGATCCGCGCCGCGCGCCTGCTGGACATCACCCTGACCAAGCGCGGCCAGTCCGCCGGCGAACCCATCCCCATGGCGGGTGTGCCGGTGCACGCGGTGGAGAGTTACCTGGGACGCCTGATCCGGCTCGGAGAGTCGGTGGCCATCTGCGAGCAGATCGGAGACCCGGCCACCAGCAAGGGTCCGGTGGAGCGCAAGGTGGTGCGTATCGTCACCCCCGGCACGGTCACGGAAGAGGCCCTGCTGGAGGAGCGCCGGGAGAACCTGCTGGTGGCGGTGTGCGGCCGGGAGAACCGCTTCGGCATCGCCGCCCTGGACGTGAGCACCGGGCGCTTCCGGGTGCTGGAAGTGGAGGGTGTCGAGGCCCTGGCCGGTGAGCTGGAGCGCCTGAACCCGGCGGAGCTGCTGCTGCCCGAGGGCCAGCCCCTGCCCGGGACCAAGCGCCCGGGCACGCGCCAGCGGGCGGTGTGGCATTTCGAGGCCGAGGCTGCCCGCACCCTGCTCACCCGGCACTTCGGCACCCGGGACCTGGCCGGCTTCGGCTGCGAGGGCCTGGCGCTCGCCACCGGCGCCGCCGGGGCCCTGCTGCAGTACGTGCAGGACACCCAGATGAGCGCCCTGCCCCACATCAACGGCCTGGGGGTGGAACGCCGCGAGGACGGCATCATCCTGGACGCCGCCACCCGCCGGAACCTGGAGCTGACCCAGAACCTGGCTGGCGGCCGGGAACATACCCTGGCCGCGGTGCTGGATGAGACCGCCACCGCCATGGGCAGCCGCCTGCTGTCCCGCTGGATCCACCAGCCCCTGCGCCACCGGCAGGACCTGGAGGCGCGTCTGGGCGCCGTGGCGGAACTGCTGGAGGGCCGCGGCCACCGGGCGCTGCACGAGCGGCTGCGGCGCATCGGGGATCTGGAGCGCATCCTCTCCCGGGTGGCCCTGGGCTCCGCCCGGCCCCGGGACCTGGTGACCCTGCGGGACTCCCTGGCCGTGCTGCCGGAGATCCGCGGCCTGCTGGCCGGGACCGGCGCGCCCCGGCTTGAGCAACTCGCCGGGAGCGCCGGCGAACACCCGGCCGTGGTGGACCTGCTCACCCGGGCGGTCATCGAACAGCCCCCGGTGCTGATCCGCGACGGCGGCGTCATCGCCCCCGGCTACGACCCGGAACTGGACGAACTGCGCGCCCTGTCCGGGAACGCCGACCAGTTCCTGGTGGACCTGGAGGCCAGGGAGCGGGAACGCACCGGCATCCACACGCTGAAAGTGGCCTACAACCGGGTGCACGGCTACTACATTGAGATCAGCCGCGCCCAGGCGGACAAGGCCCCGGACGACTACACCCGGCGCCAGACGCTCAAGGGCGCCGAGCGCTTCATCACCCCGGAACTGAAGGCCTTCGAAGACAAGGTGCTGTCCGCCCGTGAACGGGCCCTGGCCCGGGAGAAGGCCCTCTACGAGGCCCTGCTGGAGGCCCTGCTGGAACCGCTCCCGGCCCTCCAGCGAAGCGCCGAGGCCCTGGCGGAACTGGACGTGCTGGCCTGCTTCGCCGAGCGCGCCGAGACCCTGGGCTACAGCCGCCCGGAACTCACCGACACCCCCGGCATGCTCATCGAGGACGGCCGTCACCCGGTGGTGGAGCAGGTGCTGGACGAGCCCTTCGTGGCCAACGGCGTGCAACTCGCGGACGCCCGCCGCATGCTGGTGATCACCGGCCCCAACATGGGCGGCAAGTCCACCTACATGCGCCAGACGGCGCTGATCGTGCTCATGGCCCACCTGGGCTCTTTCGTGCCCGCGCGCCGGACGGTGCTCGGCCCCGTGGACCGCATCTTCACCCGCATCGGTGCCTCGGATGACCTGGCCTCCGGGCGTTCCACCTTCATGGTGGAGATGACCGAGGCGGCCAACATCCTCAACAACGCCACCGAGCACAGCCTGGTGCTCATGGACGAGATCGGCCGGGGCACCTCCACCTTTGACGGCCTGTCGCTCGCCTGGGCCTGCGCCGAGCACCTGGCCCGGCACAACCGGGCCTTCACCCTGTTCGCGACCCACTACTTCGAACTCACCGCCCTGGCCGAGCAGCACGAGGCCATCGCCAACGTGCACATCGACGCCGTGGAACACGGCAACCGCATCGTGTTCCTGCACGCGGTCAAGGAAGGCCCCGCCAACCAGAGCTACGGCCTGCACGTGGCGGCCCTGGCCGGCGTGCCCGCGGCGGTGATCAAAAAGGCCCGCCAGCGTCTGGCGGAGCTGGAACGCCAGAACCTGGCCGGCGGGGCTGCCGACCCCCAGTTGGGCCTGTTCGCCCCCACCCCGCCACCCTCGCCCGCCCCGGATCCGTCCCTCGAGGCCCTGCGCGAGGCGGTCGAGGACCTGGACCCGGACAGCCTTTCGCCCCGGGAGGCGCTGGAGGTC
- a CDS encoding host attachment protein, whose amino-acid sequence MTTWVIVADASRARIFSAEKSFSALQEVEDFSHPEGRLHEQDLNSDRPGRAYDSSGDGRHAMGKEVPPKKQEAVRFAKVLCDRLNNARATGVFEKLYIVAAPAFLGTLRQCMNSVTQKSIVGELDKNLTTHDVDTIRSHLPDFL is encoded by the coding sequence ATGACCACTTGGGTGATTGTCGCAGACGCCAGCCGCGCCCGGATCTTCAGCGCCGAGAAGTCCTTCAGTGCCCTGCAGGAGGTGGAAGACTTCAGCCATCCCGAGGGGCGTCTCCACGAGCAGGATCTCAACTCCGATCGACCGGGGCGCGCCTACGACAGCAGCGGCGACGGCCGCCATGCCATGGGCAAGGAGGTGCCGCCCAAGAAGCAGGAGGCAGTGCGTTTTGCCAAGGTGCTGTGCGACCGACTCAACAACGCCCGGGCCACGGGCGTGTTCGAAAAGCTCTACATCGTGGCCGCCCCCGCCTTCCTGGGTACTTTGCGCCAGTGCATGAACAGCGTGACCCAGAAGTCCATCGTCGGAGAGCTGGACAAGAACCTCACCACCCACGACGTGGACACCATTCGCAGCCATCTGCCCGACTTCCTCTGA
- a CDS encoding PilZ domain-containing protein: MSRDYEEKRDFHRMQIDCTVQLRHKATGEVLSAEGRDLSAQGFSFHAGRSFGAGAILEATVSPENTLVRPLRAEVEVVREESEGQGFLVGARILRMLD, translated from the coding sequence ATGAGCCGGGACTACGAGGAGAAGCGGGATTTCCATCGCATGCAGATCGACTGTACCGTGCAATTGCGGCACAAGGCCACGGGTGAGGTACTGAGTGCCGAGGGGCGTGACCTGAGTGCCCAGGGCTTTTCCTTCCACGCGGGCCGTTCCTTCGGGGCCGGCGCCATCCTGGAGGCCACCGTGAGCCCCGAGAACACCCTGGTCCGACCCCTGCGTGCCGAGGTGGAGGTGGTCCGCGAGGAATCCGAGGGGCAGGGTTTCCTGGTGGGTGCCCGGATTCTCCGCATGCTGGACTGA
- a CDS encoding CinA family protein — protein MVPGDEALAGLARDTGQALGMAGLRLATAESCTGGWIAKLLTDIAGSSAWFERGLVTYSNAAKTQLLGVPAGIIEVHGAVSEATVRAMAEGALNVSDAEAALAVSGIAGPGGGSPEKPVGTVWLAWAGKGRETEARRFLFPGDREAVRRQAVAAALEGLLARLSS, from the coding sequence GTGGTTCCCGGGGATGAGGCGCTCGCCGGGCTGGCCCGGGACACGGGGCAGGCCCTGGGCATGGCCGGCCTGAGGCTCGCCACCGCCGAGTCCTGCACCGGCGGCTGGATCGCCAAGCTGCTCACGGATATCGCCGGCAGCTCCGCCTGGTTCGAGCGGGGGCTGGTGACCTACAGCAATGCCGCCAAGACGCAACTGCTGGGCGTGCCGGCCGGGATCATCGAGGTCCATGGCGCGGTCAGTGAAGCGACCGTGCGGGCCATGGCCGAGGGTGCCCTGAACGTCAGCGATGCCGAGGCGGCCTTGGCGGTCAGCGGCATTGCAGGTCCTGGCGGCGGAAGCCCCGAGAAACCGGTGGGCACCGTGTGGCTGGCCTGGGCCGGCAAGGGTCGCGAGACCGAGGCGCGACGCTTCCTGTTCCCGGGCGACCGGGAGGCCGTGCGACGGCAGGCCGTGGCGGCGGCCCTGGAGGGCTTGCTGGCGCGGCTGTCGTCCTGA
- the thpR gene encoding RNA 2',3'-cyclic phosphodiesterase encodes MEETLDTPQRLFFALWPSDEARAALAGWRDALPRPGGRPTAARNLHLTLAFAGDVDAETRTCLEQAAARVRGEPFSLPLDRLGVFKRGLLWTGPADCPAALSTLAGDLAGVLRDCGVRPDPCPFHAHITLIRRMNGRLPGVDPPGLTWQAKAFCLVRSRPGQGYEVLKTYPLQGAPPGSLSERSGSMG; translated from the coding sequence ATGGAAGAGACCCTGGACACACCCCAGCGACTGTTCTTCGCCCTCTGGCCCTCGGATGAAGCGCGCGCGGCCCTGGCCGGCTGGCGGGATGCCCTGCCCCGGCCGGGTGGGCGACCCACGGCTGCGAGAAACCTGCACCTGACCCTGGCCTTCGCCGGCGACGTGGACGCCGAGACCCGAACCTGCCTGGAGCAGGCGGCGGCCCGGGTGCGGGGCGAACCCTTCAGCCTGCCGCTCGACCGGCTCGGCGTGTTCAAACGGGGGCTGCTCTGGACCGGCCCCGCGGACTGCCCGGCGGCGCTCTCGACCCTGGCCGGCGATCTGGCCGGGGTCCTGCGGGACTGCGGCGTTCGCCCCGACCCGTGTCCCTTTCATGCCCACATCACCCTGATCCGCCGCATGAACGGCCGTCTGCCCGGGGTGGATCCGCCCGGCCTCACCTGGCAGGCAAAGGCCTTCTGCCTGGTGCGCTCCCGGCCCGGACAGGGTTACGAGGTGCTCAAAACCTATCCCCTGCAGGGCGCGCCACCGGGCTCGCTTTCGGAGCGCTCCGGTTCTATGGGATAA
- the recA gene encoding recombinase RecA codes for MDENRKKALSAALGQIERQFGKGAVMRMGDSTAVRDVEAISTGSLALDIALGIGGLPKGRVVEIYGPESSGKTTLTLQVIAECQKQGGTAAFVDAEHALDPGYAEKLGVNVDDLLVSQPDTGEQALEIADMLVRSGAVDVVVVDSVAALTPKAEIEGEMGDAHVGLQARLMSQALRKLTANIKRSNTLVIFINQIRMKIGVMFGNPETTTGGNALKFYASVRLDIRRTGAIKKGDEVIGNETRVKVVKNKVAPPFKQAEFEILYGEGISRLGEVIDIGVQDGIVDKSGAWYSYNGERIGQGKDNARTFLKEHPEMAGEIERQIREKHLPKRSAKADEAESAEA; via the coding sequence GTGGACGAAAACCGCAAGAAGGCCCTGTCCGCCGCACTCGGGCAGATCGAGCGTCAGTTCGGCAAGGGCGCCGTGATGCGCATGGGCGACAGCACCGCCGTGCGCGACGTGGAGGCCATTTCCACCGGTTCCCTGGCACTCGACATCGCGCTGGGCATCGGCGGCCTGCCCAAGGGCCGCGTGGTGGAGATCTACGGCCCTGAATCCTCGGGCAAGACCACGCTGACCCTGCAGGTGATCGCCGAGTGCCAGAAGCAGGGCGGTACGGCCGCGTTCGTGGACGCCGAGCACGCCCTGGATCCGGGCTACGCCGAGAAGCTGGGCGTGAACGTGGACGACCTGCTGGTCTCCCAGCCGGACACCGGCGAACAGGCCCTGGAGATCGCCGACATGCTGGTGCGCTCCGGCGCCGTGGACGTGGTGGTGGTGGACTCGGTGGCCGCGCTCACGCCCAAGGCGGAGATCGAGGGCGAGATGGGCGATGCCCACGTGGGCCTGCAGGCCCGCCTCATGTCCCAGGCCCTGCGCAAGCTGACCGCCAACATCAAGCGCTCCAATACGCTGGTGATCTTCATCAACCAGATCCGCATGAAGATCGGCGTCATGTTCGGCAACCCCGAGACCACCACCGGCGGCAACGCGCTCAAGTTCTACGCCTCCGTGCGTCTGGACATCCGCCGCACCGGCGCCATCAAGAAGGGCGACGAGGTGATCGGCAACGAGACCCGGGTGAAGGTGGTCAAGAACAAGGTGGCCCCGCCCTTCAAGCAGGCGGAGTTCGAGATCCTCTACGGCGAGGGCATCTCGCGCCTCGGCGAGGTCATCGACATCGGCGTGCAGGACGGCATCGTGGACAAGTCCGGCGCCTGGTACAGCTACAATGGCGAGCGCATCGGCCAGGGCAAGGACAACGCCCGCACCTTCCTCAAGGAGCACCCGGAGATGGCCGGGGAGATCGAGCGCCAGATCCGCGAGAAGCACCTGCCCAAGCGGTCGGCCAAGGCGGATGAGGCGGAATCGGCGGAGGCCTGA
- a CDS encoding regulatory protein RecX has protein sequence MRRNRRRPEDPAEPGDPYADGVRLLARREHSRSELRRKLAHKGHEPEALDEALDRLAAQRYQSDARFVETFVRHRVQQGYGPVRIAAELRERGIGESESEAGIAAAGADWQQLAEEALHRRFGDLPPEDAREWAKRARFLQYRGFSADLVRRALKR, from the coding sequence ATGAGGCGGAATCGGCGGAGGCCTGAGGACCCCGCTGAGCCGGGCGATCCCTACGCCGACGGCGTGCGACTCCTGGCGCGCCGCGAGCACAGCCGCTCGGAGCTGCGTCGCAAGCTTGCCCACAAGGGCCATGAGCCCGAGGCACTGGACGAGGCCCTGGACCGGCTCGCGGCGCAGCGATACCAGAGCGACGCGCGTTTCGTGGAAACCTTCGTGCGCCACCGGGTCCAACAGGGTTACGGTCCGGTGCGTATCGCCGCCGAGTTGCGCGAACGGGGCATTGGGGAGTCCGAGTCTGAGGCGGGTATTGCCGCCGCCGGGGCCGACTGGCAGCAGCTTGCCGAGGAGGCCTTGCATCGGCGCTTCGGCGACTTGCCCCCCGAAGATGCCCGGGAATGGGCGAAACGGGCCCGCTTCCTGCAATATCGTGGTTTCTCCGCCGACCTGGTGCGGCGGGCCCTGAAAAGATGA
- the alaS gene encoding alanine--tRNA ligase, with product MKSADLRTSFLEYFRSKGHEVVPSSPLIPGNDPTLLFTNAGMVQFKDVFLGREQRPYVRATSSQRCVRAGGKHNDLENVGYTARHHTFFEMLGNFSFGDYFKREAIQYAWEYLTQVLKLPEEKLWVTVFEEDDEAADIWLKDVGVNPERFSRIGASDNFWSMGDTGPCGPCTEIFYDHGPEVPGGPPGTPEADGDRYIEIWNLVFMQYDRAKDGTLTPLPRPSVDTGMGLERLAAVMQGVHSNYEIDLFQNLIRAIRDMAKGADPTSPSLRVIADHIRSCSFLVADGVMPANEGRGYVLRRIIRRAARHGHKLGLDEPFFHRLVGPLVAEMGEAYPELVKAQPMVERVLRQEEERFAETLEKGLRILEEDIDGLKGTEIPGKTIFVLYDTYGFPVDLTGDIARERGLTLDMAGFEAEMEIQRERARAASHFDADYHRKLKIEGESAFTGYEHLDGQGRVTALFKDGEPVDALASGEHGLVVLDETPFYAESGGQVGDTGELLAEGVIFEVTDTRKHGAAHAHMGRVVEGRIAQGDVLGAKVNQARRQAVVLNHSATHLMHAALREILGDHVQQKGSLVAPDRLRFDFSHFQPVSAEELERIERRVNEAIRANAEAEARIMPIDQALESGAMALFGEKYGDEVRVLSMGGFSTELCGGTHVRRTGDIGVFKILSESGVASGIRRIEAVTGENALNYIGETEKNLSRIAEMVKAGRGDLDEKVALLVERSRQLEKELEALKGKLASAAGSSLADQAVEVNGIKVLAANLEGADPKSLRDTVDQLKNKLGEAAVVLATVKDGKVSLVAGVTQGQTARLKAGELVNAVAQQVGGKGGGRPDMAMAGGTDPSGLPGALASVPDWVRERLG from the coding sequence ATGAAAAGCGCCGACTTAAGAACGAGCTTCCTCGAATACTTCAGGTCCAAGGGCCACGAGGTGGTGCCTTCGAGCCCGCTGATCCCGGGCAACGATCCCACCCTGTTGTTCACCAATGCCGGCATGGTGCAGTTCAAGGATGTCTTCCTGGGTCGTGAGCAGCGCCCTTACGTGCGCGCCACCAGCTCCCAGCGCTGCGTGCGCGCCGGCGGCAAGCACAATGATCTCGAAAACGTGGGCTACACCGCACGTCACCACACCTTCTTCGAGATGCTGGGCAACTTCAGCTTCGGCGACTACTTCAAGCGCGAGGCCATCCAGTACGCCTGGGAGTACCTCACCCAGGTACTCAAGCTGCCCGAGGAAAAGCTCTGGGTCACGGTGTTCGAGGAGGACGACGAGGCTGCCGACATCTGGCTCAAGGACGTGGGCGTCAATCCCGAGCGTTTCTCCCGCATCGGCGCCTCGGACAACTTCTGGTCCATGGGCGATACCGGCCCCTGCGGCCCCTGTACCGAGATCTTCTACGACCACGGCCCCGAGGTTCCCGGCGGCCCGCCCGGCACCCCCGAGGCGGACGGCGACCGCTACATCGAGATCTGGAACCTGGTGTTCATGCAGTACGACCGGGCCAAGGACGGCACCCTGACCCCGCTGCCGCGTCCCTCGGTGGACACCGGCATGGGCCTGGAGCGTCTGGCCGCCGTCATGCAGGGCGTGCACTCCAACTACGAGATCGACCTGTTCCAGAACCTGATCCGCGCCATCCGTGACATGGCGAAGGGCGCGGATCCCACGAGCCCTTCCCTGCGGGTGATCGCCGATCACATCCGCTCCTGCAGCTTCCTGGTGGCCGACGGCGTCATGCCCGCCAACGAGGGCCGCGGCTACGTGCTGCGCCGGATCATCCGCCGCGCCGCCCGTCACGGCCACAAGCTGGGCCTGGATGAGCCCTTCTTCCACCGTCTGGTGGGCCCCCTGGTGGCCGAGATGGGCGAGGCCTACCCGGAGCTGGTCAAGGCCCAGCCCATGGTGGAGCGGGTGCTGCGCCAGGAAGAGGAGCGCTTCGCCGAGACCCTGGAGAAGGGCCTGCGCATCCTGGAAGAGGACATCGACGGGCTCAAGGGCACCGAGATCCCCGGCAAGACCATCTTCGTGCTCTACGACACCTACGGCTTCCCCGTGGACCTGACCGGCGACATCGCCCGGGAGCGGGGCCTGACCCTGGACATGGCCGGTTTCGAGGCGGAGATGGAGATTCAGCGCGAGCGCGCCCGGGCCGCCAGCCACTTCGATGCGGACTACCACCGCAAACTCAAGATCGAGGGCGAGAGTGCCTTCACCGGCTACGAACACCTGGATGGACAGGGCCGGGTCACCGCCCTGTTTAAGGACGGCGAACCCGTGGACGCACTGGCATCCGGCGAGCACGGTCTGGTGGTGCTCGATGAGACGCCTTTCTACGCAGAATCCGGCGGCCAGGTGGGTGATACCGGCGAGTTGCTCGCCGAGGGCGTGATCTTCGAGGTCACCGACACCCGCAAGCACGGCGCCGCCCACGCCCACATGGGTCGCGTGGTGGAAGGGCGCATTGCCCAGGGCGACGTGCTGGGTGCGAAGGTCAACCAGGCCCGCCGCCAGGCGGTGGTCCTGAACCATTCCGCCACCCACCTGATGCACGCCGCATTGCGGGAGATCCTGGGCGATCACGTGCAGCAGAAGGGCTCCCTGGTGGCCCCCGACCGTCTGCGTTTCGACTTCTCCCATTTCCAGCCCGTGAGCGCCGAGGAACTGGAGCGCATCGAGCGCCGCGTCAATGAGGCCATCCGCGCCAATGCCGAGGCCGAGGCGCGCATCATGCCCATCGACCAGGCCCTGGAGTCCGGGGCGATGGCCCTGTTCGGCGAGAAATACGGCGATGAGGTGCGGGTGCTGTCCATGGGCGGCTTCTCCACGGAGCTTTGCGGCGGCACCCACGTGCGTCGCACCGGCGACATCGGCGTGTTCAAGATCCTCTCCGAGTCCGGCGTGGCCTCGGGCATCCGCCGCATCGAGGCGGTCACCGGCGAGAACGCCCTGAACTACATCGGCGAGACGGAAAAGAACCTCTCCCGCATCGCGGAGATGGTCAAGGCCGGCCGCGGCGACCTGGACGAGAAGGTCGCCCTGCTCGTGGAGCGCAGCCGCCAGCTGGAAAAGGAACTGGAGGCCCTCAAGGGCAAGCTGGCCAGCGCCGCCGGTTCCAGCCTCGCCGATCAGGCCGTGGAGGTGAACGGCATCAAGGTGCTGGCCGCCAACCTGGAAGGCGCCGATCCCAAGTCCCTGCGCGACACCGTGGACCAGCTCAAGAACAAGCTGGGCGAGGCCGCCGTGGTGCTGGCCACGGTCAAGGACGGCAAGGTGAGCCTGGTGGCCGGCGTGACCCAGGGCCAGACCGCGCGCCTGAAGGCCGGTGAACTGGTCAATGCCGTGGCCCAGCAGGTGGGTGGCAAGGGCGGCGGACGGCCGGACATGGCCATGGCCGGCGGCACCGACCCCTCGGGACTGCCCGGTGCGCTGGCCTCGGTGCCCGACTGGGTCCGCGAACGGCTGGGCTGA
- a CDS encoding aspartate kinase gives MALIVQKYGGTSVGSVERIQHVADKVLAYRKDGHEVVVVVSAMSGETDRLLGLARAINPRIEGRELDVLLSTGEQVTIALLAMALEARGCPARSYTGAQVHILTDSAHNKARIRDIDGARVRRDLADGRVVVVAGFQGVDEHGNITTLGRGGSDTTAVALAAALKADECQIYTDVDGVYTTDPRVVPNARRLERITFEEMLEMASLGSKVLQIRSVEFAGKYNVPLRVLSSFKDGPGTLITFEEEGMEQALISGIAFNQNEAQLTILGVPDQPGVAYRILGPISDANIEVDMIVQNVGADATTDFTFTVHRNDFDKALGILKGLSAELGARQVSGDPKIVKISLVGVGMRSHAGIASKMFKALAKEGINIRMISTSEIKVSVVVDEKYLELGVRALHDAFELEKPQQGA, from the coding sequence ATGGCATTGATCGTACAGAAATACGGCGGCACCTCGGTGGGCTCTGTGGAGCGCATCCAGCACGTGGCCGACAAGGTGCTGGCCTATCGCAAGGATGGCCACGAGGTGGTGGTGGTGGTCTCCGCCATGAGCGGCGAGACCGATCGCCTGCTGGGCCTGGCCCGCGCCATCAATCCCCGCATCGAGGGCCGCGAGCTGGACGTGCTGCTGTCAACCGGTGAGCAGGTCACCATCGCCCTGCTGGCCATGGCGCTGGAGGCCCGGGGCTGCCCGGCGCGCTCCTACACCGGCGCCCAGGTGCACATCCTCACCGACAGTGCCCACAACAAGGCGCGCATCCGCGACATCGACGGCGCCCGGGTGCGTCGGGATCTGGCCGACGGGCGCGTGGTTGTGGTGGCCGGCTTCCAGGGTGTGGACGAACACGGCAACATCACCACCCTGGGCCGGGGCGGCTCCGACACCACCGCCGTGGCCCTGGCCGCGGCGCTGAAGGCCGATGAGTGCCAGATCTACACCGACGTGGACGGGGTCTACACCACCGACCCCCGCGTCGTGCCCAACGCCCGGCGCCTGGAGCGCATCACTTTCGAGGAGATGCTGGAGATGGCCAGCCTCGGCTCCAAGGTGCTGCAGATCCGCTCGGTGGAATTCGCCGGCAAGTACAACGTGCCCTTGCGCGTGCTGTCCTCCTTCAAGGATGGCCCCGGCACACTGATCACGTTCGAGGAAGAAGGCATGGAACAGGCGCTGATTTCAGGCATCGCGTTCAATCAGAACGAGGCCCAGCTGACTATACTGGGTGTACCGGACCAGCCCGGCGTGGCCTACCGCATCCTGGGCCCTATCTCGGATGCCAACATCGAGGTGGACATGATCGTGCAGAACGTGGGCGCCGATGCGACCACGGACTTCACCTTCACGGTGCACCGCAACGACTTCGACAAGGCCCTGGGCATTCTCAAGGGCCTGTCCGCCGAACTGGGCGCGCGACAGGTGTCAGGCGATCCCAAGATTGTCAAGATTTCGCTGGTGGGCGTGGGCATGCGTTCCCACGCCGGCATCGCCAGCAAGATGTTCAAGGCCCTGGCCAAAGAGGGTATCAACATCCGCATGATTTCCACCTCGGAGATCAAGGTCTCCGTGGTGGTGGATGAGAAATACCTGGAACTGGGTGTCAGGGCCTTGCACGACGCCTTCGAACTGGAAAAACCGCAGCAGGGAGCTTGA
- the csrA gene encoding carbon storage regulator CsrA produces the protein MLILTRRVGETLMIGDQVSVTVLGVKGNQVRIGINAPKDVAVHREEIYERIKNEGDEGQATGGN, from the coding sequence ATGTTGATTTTGACCCGCCGTGTCGGCGAAACCCTGATGATTGGAGACCAGGTCTCCGTGACTGTGCTGGGCGTAAAGGGCAACCAGGTGCGCATCGGCATCAATGCCCCCAAGGATGTGGCCGTGCATCGTGAAGAGATCTACGAGCGCATCAAGAACGAGGGTGACGAAGGCCAGGCCACCGGCGGCAACTGA
- a CDS encoding nucleotidyltransferase family protein: MPRTPSQTELDTICRAIGAFPAGASVEEIASVLDADIPRRTLQRRLALLVEKRRLVSVGRGRGCRYLTPEHGHNRQAQRPVANRDEALKVLSRLKPELAEKFGVTRLALFGSTARNEARADSDVDVVVDFDGPATSERYFGVQFLLEDELGRPVDLVSNKALRPELRPYIEQEAINV, from the coding sequence ATGCCCAGAACCCCCTCACAGACTGAACTCGACACCATCTGTCGGGCCATCGGCGCGTTTCCTGCTGGCGCATCGGTGGAGGAGATTGCCAGCGTGCTGGATGCCGATATCCCAAGACGCACCTTGCAGCGTCGCTTGGCATTGTTGGTTGAAAAGCGACGTCTGGTGAGTGTGGGACGTGGGCGTGGCTGTCGGTACCTGACGCCAGAACATGGCCACAATAGACAGGCCCAACGGCCGGTCGCGAACCGGGACGAGGCACTCAAGGTGCTTTCCCGGCTCAAGCCTGAATTGGCTGAGAAATTTGGCGTCACACGTTTGGCCTTGTTCGGTTCGACGGCGCGAAATGAGGCCAGGGCCGACAGTGATGTGGATGTGGTGGTCGATTTCGATGGGCCTGCAACCTCCGAGCGTTACTTCGGTGTTCAATTCCTCCTCGAGGACGAGTTGGGTCGCCCGGTGGACCTGGTGTCCAACAAGGCCTTGAGACCTGAGTTGCGCCCCTATATCGAGCAGGAAGCGATCAATGTCTGA